One part of the Paraburkholderia flagellata genome encodes these proteins:
- the lptA gene encoding lipopolysaccharide transport periplasmic protein LptA, giving the protein MNDSLPRPLNGRSPHARRARFAALMALASALLFAGLAPAAHAERADKDKPLNIEADNMTYDDLKQQTVFTGHVVATKGTILIKADKLVVTQDPQGYQFATGTVAPGTPAEKLAYFRQKREGLDEYVDGTAERIDYDGKQDLTTLTTRATVRRLQGLSTVMDQVHGSVVTYDGQNDFYTAKSGKDVAGPGNPGGRVRAMLSPRNTTGAQPSAGAPAALTPSTKLQEAPPQ; this is encoded by the coding sequence ATGAACGATTCGCTTCCCCGTCCACTGAACGGCCGTTCGCCTCACGCACGCCGCGCACGCTTCGCGGCGCTGATGGCGCTCGCCAGCGCGCTGCTGTTCGCCGGCCTCGCGCCCGCGGCTCACGCCGAGCGCGCCGACAAGGACAAGCCGCTCAATATCGAAGCGGACAACATGACGTATGACGATCTGAAGCAGCAGACCGTCTTCACCGGCCACGTGGTCGCCACCAAGGGCACGATCCTCATCAAGGCCGACAAGCTCGTCGTCACGCAGGACCCGCAGGGCTACCAGTTCGCGACCGGCACCGTCGCGCCGGGCACGCCTGCCGAGAAGCTCGCCTACTTCCGCCAGAAGCGCGAAGGCCTCGACGAATATGTCGACGGCACGGCTGAGCGCATCGATTACGATGGCAAGCAGGACCTCACCACGCTCACGACGCGCGCCACGGTGCGCCGCCTGCAGGGCCTCTCGACGGTGATGGACCAGGTCCACGGCAGCGTCGTCACGTACGATGGCCAGAACGACTTCTATACGGCGAAGTCGGGCAAGGACGTCGCAGGTCCCGGCAACCCCGGCGGCCGCGTCCGCGCGATGCTCTCGCCGCGCAACACCACCGGCGCACAGCCGAGCGCCGGCGCCCCGGCCGCGCTCACGCCGTCCACCAAGCTGCAGGAAGCGCCGCCACAGTGA
- the lptB gene encoding LPS export ABC transporter ATP-binding protein → MNTVTAPQSYGRQLAGKTSTLVVRSLKKRYGSRTVVKDVSLDVKSGEVVGLLGPNGAGKTTSFYMIVGLVPLDAGEIDLDGQSISLLPIHKRAALGLSYLPQEASVFRKLTVEENIRAVLELQVDGNGKRLSKDLITERAEALMDELQIAHLRENPALSLSGGERRRVEIARALATDPSFILLDEPFAGVDPIAVLEIQKIVKFLKQRNIGVLITDHNVRETLGICDHAYIISDGTVLAAGAPGEIIENESVRRVYLGEHFRM, encoded by the coding sequence GTGAATACCGTCACCGCCCCCCAAAGCTACGGCCGCCAGTTGGCCGGCAAGACGAGCACGCTCGTCGTACGCAGCCTGAAGAAGCGCTATGGCTCGCGCACCGTCGTCAAGGACGTTTCGCTCGACGTGAAGAGCGGCGAAGTGGTTGGGCTGCTCGGCCCCAACGGCGCCGGCAAGACCACGTCGTTCTACATGATCGTGGGTCTCGTGCCGCTCGACGCCGGCGAGATCGACCTCGACGGCCAGTCCATCAGCCTGCTGCCCATCCACAAGCGCGCGGCGCTCGGTCTTTCGTATCTGCCGCAGGAAGCTTCGGTGTTCCGCAAGCTCACCGTCGAGGAGAACATCCGCGCGGTGCTCGAACTGCAGGTGGACGGCAACGGCAAACGTCTGTCGAAAGATCTCATCACCGAGCGTGCCGAAGCGCTAATGGACGAGTTGCAGATCGCGCATCTGCGCGAGAACCCCGCGCTCTCGCTCTCGGGCGGCGAACGCCGGCGCGTTGAAATCGCGCGCGCGCTCGCAACCGACCCGAGCTTCATTCTGCTCGACGAGCCGTTCGCGGGCGTCGACCCGATCGCCGTGCTGGAAATCCAGAAGATCGTGAAGTTCCTCAAGCAGCGCAACATCGGCGTGCTGATCACGGACCACAACGTGCGCGAGACGCTCGGCATTTGCGACCACGCATACATCATCAGCGACGGCACCGTGCTCGCGGCCGGCGCGCCCGGCGAGATCATCGAGAACGAAAGCGTGCGCCGCGTCTATCTCGGCGAACACTTCCGCATGTAA
- the lptC gene encoding LPS export ABC transporter periplasmic protein LptC produces the protein MNQKFRLTSLVPLVCVAALAGFTWWLLQAVQPREKEAAPRPLTHTPDYFADDFSVSELDQSGATQYRLTATHMVHYEDDENSDLTNPAVRAFQPGKPIVTATGKRGTVNADASIVNLYDNARILRAAGAGDPDMQADSEHFRVLVNDDVILTEKPVKLRRGQSVMTATSGMNYNNVSRVIQLFGNVRGAIAPADSGGSS, from the coding sequence ATGAACCAGAAGTTCCGCCTCACTTCGCTCGTGCCGCTCGTGTGCGTCGCCGCGCTCGCCGGTTTCACGTGGTGGCTGTTGCAGGCCGTCCAGCCGCGCGAGAAGGAGGCGGCGCCGCGTCCGCTCACGCATACGCCCGACTATTTCGCCGACGACTTCTCGGTGTCCGAACTTGACCAGTCGGGCGCCACGCAGTACCGGCTCACGGCCACGCACATGGTTCACTACGAGGACGACGAAAACAGCGACCTCACGAACCCGGCCGTGCGCGCATTCCAGCCCGGCAAGCCGATCGTCACGGCCACCGGCAAGCGCGGCACGGTCAACGCCGACGCCTCGATCGTCAATCTGTACGACAACGCGCGCATTCTGCGCGCGGCTGGCGCCGGCGACCCGGACATGCAGGCTGATTCCGAGCATTTCAGAGTGCTCGTGAACGACGATGTGATCCTGACCGAAAAGCCGGTTAAACTTCGACGCGGCCAGTCGGTCATGACGGCCACCAGCGGCATGAACTACAACAATGTCTCCCGGGTCATCCAGCTCTTCGGCAACGTCCGTGGAGCCATCGCCCCGGCTGACTCCGGCGGCTCGTCCTGA
- a CDS encoding KdsC family phosphatase, with protein MATPLDATARAARVRLMIFDIDGVLTDGGLLFTGAGDTMKAFNSLDGHGAKLLREAGIDTAIITGRRSEIVAVRAKELRITHLWQGVEDKRVAFAELLSQTGIAPEACGYMGDDWPDLGVMLQCGFAAAPANAHPDVLSRAHWVSDKVGGHGAVREVTDLILRAQNRYDAMLAQACAPLAGMPR; from the coding sequence ATGGCTACCCCACTCGACGCAACCGCGCGCGCCGCGCGTGTGCGCCTCATGATTTTTGATATCGACGGCGTGCTCACCGACGGCGGCCTGCTCTTCACCGGCGCGGGCGACACGATGAAGGCGTTCAACTCGCTCGACGGCCACGGCGCGAAGCTCCTGCGCGAAGCCGGCATCGACACGGCCATCATCACCGGGCGCCGCTCGGAAATCGTCGCCGTGCGCGCGAAGGAACTCAGGATCACGCACCTGTGGCAAGGCGTGGAAGACAAGCGCGTGGCGTTCGCCGAACTGCTCTCGCAAACTGGCATTGCGCCCGAAGCGTGCGGCTACATGGGCGATGACTGGCCCGACCTCGGCGTGATGCTCCAGTGCGGCTTCGCCGCCGCACCCGCCAACGCCCATCCGGATGTGCTTTCGCGCGCCCACTGGGTGTCCGACAAGGTGGGCGGCCACGGCGCCGTACGCGAAGTCACCGACCTGATCCTGCGCGCGCAGAACCGTTACGACGCCATGCTCGCGCAGGCCTGCGCGCCGCTGGCCGGGATGCCGCGATGA